The Pseudomonas aeruginosa genome includes the window GCGCGGGGTATTGGCGGCGATCGACGGGCGCTACTTGAGCTACGTGCTGGACCTCGTCGACCGACGTAGCCGCCAGGTGCTGGTGGTCGGTCCCAATTGGCTGGATGCCGAGGGCCGCACTCACCGCGACGCGCCGCCCACCTATGAGGTCGCCGCCGTATCGCTCGCTTCGCAGCGTTATCCGTTGCGTGTGCTGTCGGGCTTCCCTGAGGGCGAGGAGTGGCGATCGATCCGCTCGCAGAACCCGGCGATGTTCGGCCTGCTACTGTTCTTCGGACTGCTGGCCGGCACTCTGTGCTACTGGCTATCCAGGCGGGTCGCCTCGCCCAGCAGCGAACTGCGCCGGGCCCTGGAGGCCAACGAGTTCATTCCCTACTACCAGCCGCTGAGTCCCGGCCAGGGCGGACGCTGGATAGGCGTCGAGGTGCTCATGCGCTGGCGTCATCCGCGTGAGGGACTGATCCGGCCCGACCTGTTCATACCTTTCGCCGAGCGCTCGGGGCTGATCGTACCGATGACGCGCGCGCTGATGCGCCAGGTCGCGGAAGACCTGGGCGGGCATGCCGGGAAGCTGGAGCCGGGCTTCCACATCGGTTTCAACATCAGTGCCACCCATTGCCACGAACTGGCCTTGGTGGACGACTGTCGCGAGCTGTTGGCGGCGTTTCCGCTCGGGCACATCACCCTGGTCCTGGAGCTGACCGAGCGCGAGCTGATCGAGTCGAGCGAAGTCACCGACCGCCTGTTCGACGAATTGCATGCCCTGGGAGTGAAGATCGCCATCGACGATTTCGGCACCGGACATTCCAGCCTGGCCTACCTGCGCAAGTTCCAGGTGGACTGCCTGAAGATCGACCAGAGCTTCGTCGCCCGCATCGGCATCGATACTCTTTCCGGGCATATTCTCGACAGCATCGTCGAGCTGTCCGCCAAGCTCGACCTGGATATCGTCGCCGAAGGCGTGGAGACTCCCGAGCAGCGTGACTACCTGGCCGCCCGCGGGGTGGATTACCTGCAGGGCTACCTGATCGGCCGGCCGATGCCGCTGGAGAGTTTGCTTTCCAGCCTGACTGTGCAGGAGGGGCAGGACGCTTCCGTCGTCGCACTTCCGGCAGATCGAGGCTAGCGGCTACCAGTCCCTCGGCGAGGGGCAGCCTCTCAGCTTCTTCGTTACGGATGAGACAAAAGGCCCGCAGGACGAGCAGGTGCAAGCCCTGCATCGCCTCTGGCACGACAAAATGCCTCGCATCCGCGGGGCTATTTTTTTGCTTCGGCTGTGGTAGATTTTTTTCGCCGAGCTGGGAAGACAGCAGTTCGGGTAAAGGCAGCGTCTCGACTCCAGCGCTGCCTTTTTTTATTTGCAGGCCGGATCAGATCGCAGACAACAAAAAACCGGCGCGAAGGCCGGTTTCTCTGCTGTCCTGTGCTCCCCCTGGAAACGCTTGGGAAGTTAGGATGGTGCTCGGGAGGGACTTAAATTAGATGTAAATCTATTTTTTATTTTGCAATACCCCCATGTCGAAAGTTGCTCGATAGCCAGGCTGACTTTGCTGGAGTGGTTACGACTCCTACAGATTGAACCGCGCCTGCATACTTACAGAAACCATGTGTTTGATCTAGAGTCTTCGTTGGGTCAGATGCCGGTCAGGAATGCGAGCTACGCTCGGCAGTGCGCAGTTGGCTGAATCGCCCCGGATTCTCTAGACACATTGCAAGTTCATTGCATGACGCTTTTCAAACTCTAGCGGTGACAGCTGATTGTTGAAACCATGTCGGCGTTTTGAGTTGTAGAACATTTCGATGTAATCGAACACATCGCTACGAGCATCTTCCCGCGTGGTGTAAATTTTCCGCTTGATCCGTTCTCGTTTCAGAAGCTGGAAAAAGCTCTCGGCCACGGCGTTGTCATGACAGTTGCCTCGACGACTCATGCTGGCAACCAAATTGTTTGCCTTCAAAAAGCTGCGCCAATCGGAGCTGCTGTACTGGCTGCCCTGGTCGGAATAAACCATCACCTCTTGCTTCGGTTTACGCCTCCAAACCGCCATCAACAACGCATTAATAGCCAAATCACTGGTCATCTGCGCCTTCATTGACCAGCCAACGACCTGACGAGAAAAAAGATCCAACACCACCGCCAAATACAACCAGCCTTCATACGTACGAATGTAGGTGATGTCGGTTACCCAAACCTTGTTGGGTTCCACTACATCGAATTGGCGCTTCAGCAAATTGGGCGAGGCGACCGCTGGCTTACCGCCGTACTTTCCAGGGCGGCGTCGATAACCTGTCTGAGAGCGCAGTCCTTCAAGACGCATCAGCCTTGCCACACGATGGCGCCCGCAAACTTCACCGACCTCGCGCAGATCGTCATGGATTTTGCGATAGCCATAAACGGTGCCGCTCTCCAGCCAAGAATGCTTGATCAAACCCAGCAGTCGCTGATCGTCTTTAGCGCGTGCCGATTGCGGCTCAGACAACCAGGCGTAATAACCGCTGGGATGGACCTTCAGCGTCAGGCAAAGCCGTCGAATGGAATAGTTGCCGGCTCGCTGCTTGATAAAGGCGTACCTCAACCGCACTCCTTGGCAAAGTACGCGGCGGCCTTTTTTAAGATATCTCGCTCTTCAGTGACGCGCTTTAGTTCGGCTCGCAGACGACGCAGTTCAGCGTGCTGATCATCGTCCTGCTGCCGTTCTTCTTGAGGTTTGCTGTAGCGCTTTATCCAGGCATAGAGGCTATGCGTCGACACGCCGAGACGGGCCGCTACATCAGCGACAGGCAGCTTCTTTTGGGTCACTTGATTGAGTGCTTAGATTTTGAATTCTTCGGGGTAACGCGGGTTGCTCATGGCACCTCCTAATTGGCCTCAGTTTAAGGCAAAGAGGTGTCTACGAAACCCGGGGCGATTCAGAGAGCCCTCAAACGAAGGCTAAAACCCTATCCACTACTAATCCCAGTGCGCTAAGCAAAGAGTACGGAAGCCAAAAAAGGGGAGTTCAAGGATGGTTAAGTAAGTGCCGCTCGGATAGAGTCACTAAAACTCAGAAAGCAAAAAAGCTTATATGGCGAGTTCAAGTCAAAGGCGCAAAGAGAACCTCCCTTGCTCTAGCAAACGAAATGCTATTAATAGTCGATTCGATATATTAAAATGAAAATATCCCTGTGAAAATTAACGGCTTCCCCAGTCCTTGAAAAAAGCGAAAATCAAGGAAAGGTATAAAAATTCTCGACGGCCAAAAAGAAAAATGACACCCATACAAAAAGAGGCATATATGCAAAAGCCAGAGCCAGGTCAGGCAGAGCGAGCTCCATGCGAAACTCTTCAAGAGAAGCATGAAACCAAGGAAGAGCCAAGCATCTTCCAGTCCCTCGGCATACCTCTAATTCTCAGCGAACCGTTGACCCTCGAGCAGTTGGATGCCAACAGAGCATATCTACTCGCTGATTCTCAGGGGCGTATTCTCGCTGCCAAAAATGGAAAGACAGAGTCCAGTGATTGGAATTGGGCGCAGATGGTGGATAAGGAGGAACATGGAAACTGGATATTCGGCGTTACTTTCAGTTCTCCTCCGACCCAAGAAAGCCCGTCGACAATTTTACTAGGCTGGCCATACAATCATGTCTGGCTTCATTCAAATGGTACCTTGCCCGCCAGTTGGCAGTGGGCATTCTGGGGCGGTGAAAAATACTCGAACTCCTCAACCCCAGACCTCAGGTTCTATCTAGCGAGCGATAATTCTCTTACAACGAGCGACGGAACAATGGCTCTGTGCGAAGACGATGGAGACGTCTATATAGGGAGTAAAACAAGTTACACACCTATAAGATTCACGATCCATACTTTCTTCCTTGCCAACCCTGCCATCTTTGCACTAGGCCAGGCTACCTGGCCAGACATAAGCTTTTCGCAGGTGAACGTGCAGCTAGCGAATTATGAATGCGAGCTCGTGGATGAGAATAAAATAAATTCAATATATAAAAATTTCCGCTCATCGACATCTGTTTCGTATAAAAATGATATTTTTGAGTGTGATGACTTTAGCTTTGCCTTCAAAGCCTATGCATCATTGCAGGCATACAAAGACAGTCAGACCTTGAAACTCCAGCGCGCCTATGCAGTCGGCATACTTTTCGGTGCATCCAAGACGGGAGGGGATGGTCATGCAGTCAACTTTTTCGTCAACTACTCTGGAGAGTTGAAGATTATAGAACCACAAAATGGAAAAATTTCGGATGCGGCTAGATGGGATTACACTCCGACGTTCATGATTATCTAGTCCGCAACATAGAGACCCTTTAAATCATCTAGCAGCTAGCGATAAATTACTTTCAACCTCCTGCCCAACATATAGAGTAATCGCTGCATTCCAAGCGTTCAAGCCATTTGAAGATGAGGAGTCAGATTATGGAAAGCTTTCACAAGTTGCAGGTAAATTATTCACTCAAGCAGGTGGCTCTCGTCAAGAAACATAAAAAGACTCTCAGCACCTTGAGCATCAGCCTGCTACTTAGTGTAATTGTCTCCCAAGCACTGGCGTTGCCATTGACAGAGAATAAAAAATCCGCCAAGGACAGTACTCAGTTCTGGCTGTGCGGTGCGGGTTACATAAC containing:
- a CDS encoding IS3 family transposase (programmed frameshift), with protein sequence MTQKKLPVADVAARLGVSTHSLYAWIKRYSKPQEERQQDDDQHAELRRLRAELKRVTEERDNLKKGRRVLCQGVRLRYAFIKQRAGNYSIRRLCLTLKVHPSGYYAWLSEPQSARAKDDQRLLGLIKHSWLESGTVYGYRKIHDDLREVGEVCGRHRVARLMRLEGLRSQTGYRRRPGKYGGKPAVASPNLLKRQFDVVEPNKVWVTDITYIRTYEGWLYLAVVLDLFSRQVVGWSMKAQMTSDLAINALLMAVWRRKPKQEVMVYSDQGSQYSSSDWRSFLKANNLVASMSRRGNCHDNAVAESFFQLLKRERIKRKIYTTREDARSDVFDYIEMFYNSKRRHGFNNQLSPLEFEKRHAMNLQCV
- a CDS encoding lectin MOA-related protein; protein product: MQKPEPGQAERAPCETLQEKHETKEEPSIFQSLGIPLILSEPLTLEQLDANRAYLLADSQGRILAAKNGKTESSDWNWAQMVDKEEHGNWIFGVTFSSPPTQESPSTILLGWPYNHVWLHSNGTLPASWQWAFWGGEKYSNSSTPDLRFYLASDNSLTTSDGTMALCEDDGDVYIGSKTSYTPIRFTIHTFFLANPAIFALGQATWPDISFSQVNVQLANYECELVDENKINSIYKNFRSSTSVSYKNDIFECDDFSFAFKAYASLQAYKDSQTLKLQRAYAVGILFGASKTGGDGHAVNFFVNYSGELKIIEPQNGKISDAARWDYTPTFMII
- a CDS encoding EAL domain-containing protein; the encoded protein is MPIPVKRARRKALRLSLSVLVGVMPIVLGLLILYWQAERSLQETSEQAAGNAVRQFERMLDNAALAARKVMPVAGRPCPEAELALREQVAIMPFVRSVNLTRDNTIYCTSLFGGFDEPVRIENYVDGRLLLMPGNQVTPDAALLVLRDSDGKRGVLAAIDGRYLSYVLDLVDRRSRQVLVVGPNWLDAEGRTHRDAPPTYEVAAVSLASQRYPLRVLSGFPEGEEWRSIRSQNPAMFGLLLFFGLLAGTLCYWLSRRVASPSSELRRALEANEFIPYYQPLSPGQGGRWIGVEVLMRWRHPREGLIRPDLFIPFAERSGLIVPMTRALMRQVAEDLGGHAGKLEPGFHIGFNISATHCHELALVDDCRELLAAFPLGHITLVLELTERELIESSEVTDRLFDELHALGVKIAIDDFGTGHSSLAYLRKFQVDCLKIDQSFVARIGIDTLSGHILDSIVELSAKLDLDIVAEGVETPEQRDYLAARGVDYLQGYLIGRPMPLESLLSSLTVQEGQDASVVALPADRG